Proteins from a genomic interval of Halopseudomonas litoralis:
- a CDS encoding transglycosylase domain-containing protein — translation MLICIAGFEFRYAWLQSKWISDYASRLHYQIGEGESDAIRFPDAGPFNERLGYSAIPKLQPQLQQQGYGVSRQARFSSELIDYAEHGLFLPYREKTQAGLQIFDYRGQPIYQFAYPRFHFNKYEDIPPLLVETLLFIENRHLLDPTLEHANPAVDWPRLASASVAMVVGSLGGSGPSHGASTLATQIEKYRHSFEGRTQTPMDKLRQMASASVRAYSTGPQTLEVRRQLVLDYLNSVPLTAAPGHGEVHGFGDALWVWFAEDIDRFRAGLNGERGLPAQAVALRQALSLIIAQRRPSWYLLDGRAELAELVDSHIRLLASDRRIDDELAEAGLIGVVSFRDWQTQPLHEQIEVNKAVRVTRNQLASMLGRSLYELDRLDMSASSSLDAGLQRAVSEFLQGLADEDTAREVGLLGDTLLSGKQAAEIRYSFTLMERTATGNQVRVQTDTTGLPFDLNQGSKLELGSTAKLRVLTSYLEIIAELHDALADADADTLRTARSEASDPLTRWAAGYLSANPGADLPALLDAALQRRYSASPWEGFATGGGVQHFENFRKEDNRRRPTVQQALQESINLPFVRLLRDVVRYSLHDSVEDADSLLSNDRDPRREAWLQTFADREGRVYLQRFWRRYAGMDEQQRFEQLMDQVQPIAARLSVVYRNLYPQADFETFSTFLVKRVRVPQKPERIERLYEAYRPGKYNLTDQGYIAQIHPLELWLLGYLKRNPQATLNEVLSASAVERQEVYAWLFRTRHTSARNVRIRTMLEREAFDSLHQRWQRVGYPFPHLVPSLGTALGSSGDRPSALAELMGIILNEGRRLEVRRINNLHFAAATPWETRFEPLSLDAKQVLHPEVATALRNALSAVVLDGTGRRLQGVFMTADGEPLAVGGKTGTGDNRIHTMAAGGRVISSEVMNRTGGCHKFCVWA, via the coding sequence ATGCTGATCTGCATCGCAGGCTTTGAATTCCGTTATGCCTGGTTGCAATCAAAATGGATCAGCGATTACGCCAGCCGGCTGCATTATCAGATCGGCGAGGGCGAGAGTGACGCAATCCGGTTTCCGGACGCAGGGCCTTTCAATGAGCGCCTTGGGTATAGCGCCATTCCCAAACTGCAACCACAACTGCAGCAGCAAGGCTACGGGGTCAGTCGTCAGGCACGTTTTTCCAGTGAACTGATCGATTATGCAGAACATGGGTTGTTTCTGCCTTATCGGGAGAAAACTCAGGCCGGACTGCAGATATTCGATTATCGTGGTCAGCCCATATATCAGTTCGCCTATCCGCGTTTTCATTTCAACAAGTATGAAGATATTCCGCCGCTGCTGGTGGAAACCTTGTTGTTCATCGAGAATCGGCATCTGTTGGACCCGACGCTGGAGCACGCCAACCCGGCGGTGGACTGGCCTCGCCTGGCCAGCGCATCCGTGGCTATGGTGGTCGGTTCGCTGGGCGGCAGTGGCCCCAGCCACGGCGCCAGTACCCTCGCAACTCAGATAGAAAAATACCGGCACTCTTTCGAAGGGCGTACCCAGACGCCGATGGATAAATTACGGCAGATGGCATCAGCCAGTGTGCGTGCCTATAGCACCGGCCCGCAGACGCTCGAGGTACGCCGGCAGTTGGTATTGGATTATCTCAACAGCGTGCCACTGACGGCGGCCCCCGGCCATGGTGAAGTGCATGGCTTCGGTGATGCGCTGTGGGTCTGGTTTGCCGAGGATATCGACCGTTTCCGCGCCGGGCTCAATGGTGAACGGGGGCTGCCCGCTCAGGCTGTGGCCCTGCGCCAGGCGCTGTCCTTGATCATTGCGCAGCGCCGGCCCAGTTGGTACCTGTTGGATGGGCGCGCCGAGTTGGCGGAGCTGGTTGATAGCCATATTCGGTTACTGGCCAGCGATCGGCGCATCGACGACGAATTGGCCGAGGCGGGATTGATCGGAGTGGTGTCGTTTCGTGATTGGCAGACTCAGCCGCTGCATGAGCAGATCGAGGTGAACAAGGCCGTGCGGGTTACCCGCAACCAGCTGGCATCCATGCTCGGCCGCTCGCTCTATGAACTGGACCGGCTCGATATGAGTGCCAGCAGCAGTCTGGATGCAGGACTGCAACGGGCCGTGAGCGAGTTCCTTCAGGGCCTGGCAGACGAAGACACCGCCCGTGAGGTCGGGCTGTTGGGGGACACCTTGCTATCTGGCAAGCAGGCTGCGGAGATACGTTACAGCTTCACTCTGATGGAGCGAACCGCGACCGGTAACCAGGTCCGTGTACAAACGGATACCACCGGCCTGCCGTTCGACCTCAACCAAGGTAGCAAGTTGGAATTGGGGTCTACCGCGAAGCTGCGGGTGCTGACCAGTTATCTTGAAATAATCGCCGAACTGCATGATGCGCTGGCTGATGCGGACGCCGACACTTTACGTACAGCCAGGTCCGAGGCAAGTGATCCGCTTACCCGCTGGGCGGCGGGTTATCTGAGCGCCAACCCGGGAGCGGACCTGCCTGCGTTGCTCGACGCTGCGTTGCAACGGCGTTACTCCGCCTCGCCCTGGGAGGGTTTTGCCACCGGCGGAGGCGTGCAGCACTTTGAAAACTTCCGCAAGGAAGATAATCGACGCCGGCCGACAGTGCAGCAAGCGCTGCAGGAATCCATCAATCTGCCCTTCGTACGACTGCTGCGTGATGTGGTTCGATATTCATTGCATGACAGCGTGGAAGATGCCGATAGCCTGCTCAGCAACGACCGTGATCCACGCCGCGAAGCCTGGCTGCAGACATTCGCCGACCGTGAGGGTCGGGTCTATCTTCAACGCTTCTGGCGACGTTATGCGGGTATGGACGAGCAGCAGCGGTTTGAGCAGTTGATGGACCAAGTGCAACCTATTGCCGCGCGCTTGTCGGTGGTATATCGCAATCTTTATCCGCAGGCAGACTTTGAAACCTTCAGTACATTCCTGGTGAAGCGGGTGCGGGTACCGCAAAAACCGGAGCGCATCGAACGGCTATATGAAGCCTATCGCCCGGGTAAATACAATCTGACGGATCAGGGTTATATTGCGCAGATCCATCCGCTGGAACTATGGTTGCTGGGTTATCTCAAGCGCAACCCGCAGGCGACGCTGAATGAGGTGTTGTCCGCCAGTGCGGTTGAGCGTCAGGAGGTCTACGCCTGGTTGTTCCGCACCCGCCATACCAGCGCGAGAAACGTCAGAATCCGCACCATGCTGGAGCGTGAGGCGTTTGATTCCCTGCATCAGCGGTGGCAGCGGGTTGGCTATCCCTTTCCCCATCTGGTGCCCTCGCTGGGCACGGCCCTGGGCAGCTCCGGCGATCGACCGAGCGCACTGGCTGAGCTGATGGGCATCATTCTCAATGAGGGGCGACGGCTGGAGGTGCGACGCATCAATAACCTGCACTTCGCCGCTGCCACTCCCTGGGAAACCCGCTTCGAGCCGCTGTCACTTGATGCAAAGCAGGTATTGCATCCCGAGGTGGCGACAGCGCTGCGCAACGCACTTTCGGCTGTCGTGCTTGACGGAACGGGGCGACGCCTGCAGGGGGTATTCATGACCGCCGATGGTGAGCCGCTGGCGGTAGGCGGAAAAACCGGCACCGGTGACAATCGAATTCATACCATGGCGGCCGGTGGCAGGGTTATTTCCAGTGAGGTCATGAACCGCACGGGGGGGTGTCATAAATTTTGTGTTTGGGCATAA